From the Oleiphilus messinensis genome, one window contains:
- the ychF gene encoding redox-regulated ATPase YchF, protein MGFNCGIVGLPNVGKSTLFNALTKAGIGAENFPFCTIEPNAGVVAMPDPRLNKLAEIVKPERTIATTMEFVDIAGLVAGASKGEGLGNQFLANIRETDAIAHVVRCFEDENVVHVANHVNPEADIEVINTELALADLDTVEKAIKRVIRVANSGDKDAKAQLAVLQKLEPHLNEAKPVRMLKLEPEDMAQIKELCLLTVKPTMYIANVDEEGFENNPYLDRVKAIAEAENAVVVPICNKLEAEIAELEDEEKAEFLADLGMEEPGLDRVIRAGYELLGLQTYFTAGVKEVRAWTMPIGATAPDAAGVIHTDFKKGFIRAEVVGYDDFVHYNGEQGAKEAGKWRLEGKDYIVKDGDVVHFRFNV, encoded by the coding sequence ATGGGTTTTAATTGTGGCATCGTTGGCTTGCCCAATGTCGGAAAATCAACACTTTTTAACGCACTGACCAAAGCCGGAATCGGCGCAGAAAACTTCCCCTTCTGCACCATCGAGCCGAATGCCGGGGTGGTCGCCATGCCAGACCCACGGTTAAACAAACTGGCCGAAATCGTAAAGCCGGAACGCACTATTGCCACGACCATGGAATTTGTCGATATCGCCGGTCTGGTTGCGGGTGCCTCCAAGGGTGAAGGCCTGGGCAACCAGTTCCTCGCCAATATTCGGGAAACCGATGCAATTGCCCACGTTGTCCGCTGCTTTGAAGATGAAAACGTGGTGCACGTAGCAAACCATGTAAACCCGGAAGCCGATATCGAAGTTATTAATACCGAACTGGCACTTGCCGACCTGGATACCGTTGAAAAAGCCATCAAACGCGTAATCCGCGTTGCCAACAGCGGCGACAAGGATGCAAAAGCCCAATTGGCCGTTCTGCAAAAACTTGAGCCCCACTTGAACGAAGCAAAACCCGTTCGCATGCTCAAGCTGGAACCGGAGGATATGGCGCAGATCAAGGAACTCTGCTTACTGACCGTAAAACCGACCATGTACATCGCCAATGTTGATGAAGAGGGCTTTGAAAACAACCCCTACCTGGATCGGGTAAAAGCCATTGCCGAGGCCGAAAACGCTGTTGTGGTACCCATCTGCAATAAACTGGAAGCCGAAATTGCCGAGCTGGAAGACGAAGAAAAAGCAGAATTCCTTGCTGATCTGGGCATGGAAGAACCCGGCCTGGATCGCGTAATCCGAGCGGGATATGAGTTATTGGGTCTGCAAACCTACTTCACTGCAGGTGTAAAAGAAGTTCGTGCCTGGACTATGCCCATCGGCGCAACCGCACCAGATGCCGCCGGCGTGATCCACACCGACTTCAAAAAAGGCTTCATCCGTGCAGAAGTCGTCGGTTATGATGATTTTGTTCACTACAACGGTGAGCAAGGTGCAAAAGAAGCTGGAAAATGGCGCCTGGAAGGTAAAGACTACATCGTCAAAGACGGTGACGTCGTCCACTTCCGCTTCAACGTTTGA
- the pth gene encoding aminoacyl-tRNA hydrolase, with product MSIKLIVGLGNPGSEYASTRHNAGALFVEYLCRQFGTTLRPDKKFHGLYAKISISGQDLHLLNPTTFMNRSGMAVQALCNYLKINADEVLVAHDELDIPCGAVKVKLGGGHGGHNGLRDIIKALGGNKDFYRLRLGIDHPGSKEKVVGFVLGQLGKSETQKLEASFDEVDRALSMLVEGEIAKATQRINSYKPE from the coding sequence ATGTCAATTAAACTCATCGTTGGCCTGGGTAATCCGGGCAGTGAATACGCCAGCACCCGACACAACGCCGGAGCGTTATTTGTCGAATACCTCTGCCGCCAATTTGGCACGACTCTGCGTCCGGATAAAAAGTTCCACGGCCTGTACGCCAAGATCAGTATTTCCGGACAAGACCTTCACCTGCTAAACCCAACCACTTTTATGAATCGGAGTGGAATGGCTGTTCAGGCACTCTGTAATTACCTGAAGATTAACGCTGACGAAGTACTGGTTGCTCACGATGAACTGGATATCCCGTGCGGTGCGGTGAAGGTAAAACTGGGTGGCGGCCACGGCGGACACAATGGATTGCGCGATATTATAAAAGCACTGGGTGGTAACAAAGACTTCTACCGCTTACGCCTGGGGATCGACCATCCTGGTAGCAAAGAAAAAGTCGTTGGCTTCGTTTTAGGACAGCTGGGCAAATCAGAAACCCAGAAACTGGAGGCCAGTTTCGATGAGGTTGATCGCGCACTATCAATGCTGGTAGAAGGCGAAATAGCCAAAGCCACGCAACGCATTAATTCCTATAAGCCCGAATAA